The following are encoded together in the Bicyclus anynana chromosome 2, ilBicAnyn1.1, whole genome shotgun sequence genome:
- the LOC112049081 gene encoding death-associated protein 1 — protein sequence MSSPDESSQLKAGHPPAVKAGGMRITQHKVPHAKDSKEPANEDLTGLGGPSAVPSNPVSISGAPNRGNADFTPQAAQVAHSPKPPVHVNVKPNANIQQPRK from the exons ATGTCGTCTCCAGACGAGAGCTCCCAACTAAAAGCGGGCCATCCACCCGCTG TTAAAGCTGGTGGTATGAGAATCACTCAGCACAAGGTGCCTCATGCAAAAGATAGTAAGGAGCCAGCCAATGAGGACTTAACCGGTCTCGGCGGGCCATCTGCAGTGCCGTCCAATCCAGTGTCTATCTCCGGAGCACCCAATAGAGGCAACGCTGACTtcacgcctcaagctgctcaagtCGCCCACAGTCCTAAGCCTCCAGTCCATGTAAACGTTAAACCTAATGCAAATATCCAACAGCCCAGAAAGTAG